The genomic stretch TGGCGATTCATTTTCTATAATTTTCAGCAACATCGTTGTAAATCCTAGTACGGCATTTGTATAGACACCTTTATCATTATTTAACAACGGCAATGCAAAAAACGCACGATAGGCAATGCTATTTCCATCAATTAAAACTAACTTGTTCTTCAATAGAAGTCCTCCATTTCATTCATTCCGCAATTTGTCGATCACTGTACATCCCAAAAGACGCCTGCTTCATATATTTTACCACGATGGTAAAAAGAATGAAAAACAAGCGTCCAACTGATTAATTTTGTTTTGATAATGAAAGACAAAAAAAGAGAGACGAGAAAATCTCGTCTCAAAAATGTGCTCTCGTCATGATGAAGGGGTCACTTGTTACTTTACAGAAATCATTTAAAGAACATATAAACAGACTGTAAAGAAAACGTAAAGATTAATATTGTCTCTCTTTATTTAACGTGATGACAAAAGTTGTCCCTTCACCAGGTTGACTGTTAACTGCGATCTGACCCTGGTGAGCTTCGACGAGATGTTTTACAATAGCAAGTCCAAGACCCGTCCCACCAGAATTTCTACTTCTTGCACGATCTACTCTGTAAAAGCGTTCAAAGATTCGGGGAAGCTCTTCTTGTCGTATTCCAATTCCATTATCCGAGATTTTGAACTGAACAGCATCTTTTTCCTCGTTAACGAAAATCGTAACGCTTCCTCCTTCTGGAGTGTACGTAATACTATTGGCAATTAAATTAAGAAACACCTGTTTTAAACGGTTTGCATCGCCTTTTATTTGAAGATCTCCATTATAGCTAATATCCACTTCAATGCTTTTCTTATCTGCTTTACTTTTTGTCATTAAAAGGCAATCATCAATCACTTCTTTTAAATCTACATCCTGCCAATTTAACGCAAAGTGCTTTTGTTCCATCTTTGAGAGGTCGAGAAGATCCTGAATGAGGCTCTGAAGACGGTCACTTTCATTTAAAATTATTGTAAGAAAACGAGTGCGAAAGGCTTTGTTTTCCATAGCTCCATCAAGTAATGTCTCTGCAAAGCCTTTCAACGAAGTGACAGGCGTTTTTAACTCATGAGATACGTTTGCTACAAAATCCTTTCTCATTTGCTCGAGCTTTTTTAACTCTGTGATATCGTGGAAAACAAGAACAACACCTTTTAGCTTTTCATCGTGATTAAGGATCGGCGCACCTGAGACGTCAAAGTGGCGCATTTCGATTCCAACTTGCAACTCAACTTGTTTTCGAACGGTTTGCTCAACGAGTAGCGTCTCTTCCACTAATCGAATGATTTCCCTATACGGAAGTGCTTCATAATAGAGCAAATCTAAGTATTCTTCGGTTTTGATATGAAAAGTTTCTTTATAAAAGCGATTAACAAGGTTAATATGACCTTTTGAATCAATCAGAATTAAGCCACTATCCATATTTTCAATTAATGTCATCAATCGATTTTGCTGAATTTCATAGGAATTGGTCATGTTCTGTAAATTACGAGCAAGAATATTTAAGGCGTGACTAAGTTGCCCCGTCTCATCCAGCTTATATTCATAAGTTCGTGCTTTAAAATTCCCAGAAGCAAGCTCATTGGCAACATTCAATGCACCTTCTAAAGGTTTTGTTAACTGATTTGAGATGCGAAGACTAAGGTAAACAATAATGAAAAAAGCTCCTGTAAATGAAAGAATTAGGATTAGCCACATATTTGACAAAGCCTCTTCACTAGCATTATCGAATAGAATTCCTTCAAATAAATTACCAATGAAAACAACTAAGATTGAAAAGACAAGAAAAAGAATAACGAATTGAGCATTCAGAAAACGTGAGCGGAACCGCTTCATTTAACAGAAGGCTCCTCTAACTTATAGCCAAGTCCTCTAATTGTTTTAATGTATTCAGGTTTACGCGTATTTTGCTCAATTTTTTCTCTCAAATGACTAACGTGCACATCTACAATCCGGGTATCCCCAACAAAATCATAATTCCAAACCGCACTCAAAAGCTGCTCTCTCGTTAGAACTCGACCTTTATGACGTACGAGATACACTAATAATTCAAATTCTTTAGGAGTAACCTCCATTATTTCCCCTTGGAAAAATGATTCGTAATTATTTGGATAAACCTCTAGTTCACCTACCTGGATTTTCTCTGATTCTTCCATCTGGTTAGCTACTTTCGATTCTTCAAGCTGTTTTACCCGCCTAAGAATCGCCTTAACACGCGCAACGACTTCTCTAGGACTAAACGGCTTTGTCATATAATCATCAGCACCCAGTTCGAGACCAAGTACTTTATCAAATTCATCATCTTTGGCAGTCAGCATTAAAACAGGCGTATGAATGTGGCGTTGTCTCAATTCTTTACACACCTCTAACCCATCCATTTCAGGTAGCATAAGATCAAGAATAATGCAATTTGGCTTCTCAGCCTCAACTACTTTCAATGCTTCTGCACCATCTTCAGCCGTCACAACATCATAACCAGCTTGTTCCAGATTAAATTGAAGCAATGTTAAAATCGACATTTCGTCGTCTACAACTAGTATCTTTTGAGCCATCGTAAAATCCCCCTAACGAATTTCCCCATTCATCAATGCCGATGCCAGGCTTTTCTTTTATTTTAGCCTGAATACCCTCATCATACTATTATTTTCATAAAGGCAAAAGAAAAACTTGACTTTTTTAGCAGTATGAAGCGCTTTTATCATAAACAAAAGGAAAATGCATAAAAAAAAGAGCCTAATCCAGGCTCTAAAAATTCTCAAAGGATGTTGACTTTGTTAATGGTTTTGCAGGATATGGGGGGCAGACAGTAAACAAGCCGTCTAAGATTGCTTCTCCTGATTCATTTATGCCCTTAACGTTTATTTCAACTTCATGTTCTTTTGTACAGACATTCATAACTTCAAACTGAAAATGAAGCGTCTCATAATGATGGACGGGATTCTCGAAAATGACTTCCTGTTTTTTAATACTACTCCCAGGTCCAGGCAAATACTTAGATATAGCACCTGTTACGATAGCAAGAAGCATAATTTGCGGGACAATCGGTTTTTTGAAAGGTGTCATCGAAGCATAATCATGCTGAATGAAAAGAGGATTATTGTCATTTGACAGCCCGAGATATAAAAGAAGGTCCCGATCCTCTATTTTTTCCGTCACTTCAAGCTTTTCACCTACTGACATTTCATCGATCATTCGTCCTAGTTTACGTTTTTTTCCTAGCAACATCGCTACTCCCCCTTTATTGAAAGCGTTTTCTTTTTGTTTTAAAAAGAGATCCGGTTCTCACACCGGATCTGCGTTATTAACCTAATACCGTCATTACTTTACGAACGGAATCAGCTGATTTATCTAGCTCTTTCTTCTCTTCATTTGTTAAATCAAGTTCAATGATTTCTTCAATACCGCCACCGCCAAGAATTGTCGGTACACCGAGGTAAAGCCCGTCATAACCATACTCGCCTTCGAGATAGGCGATTGTTGGAAGAACACGACGCTGGTCTTTAAGGATTGCCTCTACCATCTCAACAAGTGATGCAGCAGGAGCATAGTATGCACTACCATTTCCTAGAAGACTTACAATTTCGCCGCCACCTTTGCGGGTTCGTTCCACAATTTCAGCAAGGCGCTCTTCAGAAATAAGGCTCTGAAGTGGAATGCCACCTGCAAACGAATAGCGAACAAGTGGAACCATATCATCACCATGCCCACCGAGGACGAATCCTGTAATATCTTTAACAGAAAGGTTCAACTCTTCAGCAATAAATGAACGGAATCGGGCAGAATCCAGAATTCCTGACTGACCAATTACGCGATTTTTAGGAAGCCCAGACTCCTTAAACACCGTATACGTCATGGCATCAACAGGATTCGTTAACACAACAATGGTCGTTTCAGGAGAATATTTCACAATATCCTGAGTCACACTTTTCATGATTTTCGCATTTGTATTCACAAGATCGTCCCGGCTCATTCCTGGCTTTCTAGCAATACCAGCTGTAATCACAACAATATCTGAACCTGCTGTATCTTCATAATTTGATGTACCGGTGATTTTAGAATCAAAACCCTGAACAGGGCTTGCTTCAAACATGTCAAGTGCTTTCCCTTTTGTTGGGCCCTCCTGATTTGGGATATCAACGAGTACAACGTCAGCAAGTTCTTTTTGAGCTAAAAGAAAAGCAGTTGTTGCCCCAGTAAAACCTGCACCAATTACGGAAACTTTTTTACGTTTCACTGTCATTTAAATGCCACTCCTTTCATACAAGGAAATATAGTGATTTTATTTTAGTCCATATTATTGATGAGCTCATCACCAAATTCTGATGTTTTCACTTCCGTTGCGCCGTCCATAAGACGTGCGAAGTCATAAGTGACAACTTTATTCGCAATTGTTTTTTCCATAGAATCGAGTACAAGCTTCGCCGCTTCATTCCATCCGATATGCTCGAGCATAAGGACTCCTGAAAGAATAACGGAGGAAGGATTTACTTTATCAAGACCAGCGTATTTTGGAGCCGTTCCATGTGTTGCTTCAAAAATAGCGTGTCCAGTTTCGTAGTTAATGTTTGCTCCAGGAGCGATTCCAATTCCACCAACCTGAGCTGCTAGGGCATCAGAAACATAGTCACCGTTCAAGTTCATTGTAGCAACTACATCAAATTCGGCTGGACGAGTTAGAATTTGTTGCAAGAAGATATCGGCAATGGCATCTTTAACAATTAGCTTGCCTTCGCTTTCTGCCTTGGACTGCGCTTCATTCGCAGCATCTTTTCCTTTTTCTTCAACGATGCGATCGTACTCAGACCAAGTGAAAACCTTGTCGCCAAATTCTTGCTCCGCTACTTCATAACCCCAGTTTTTGAAAGCTCCTTCGGTAAATTTCATAATATTCCCTTTATGAACGAGCGTTACATTTTTGCGCCCCTCATCAAGTGCGTACTGAATAGCTGCACGAACCAAGCGCTTAGTACCTTCTTCTGAAACAGGCTTAATTCCAATACCAGACGTTTCAGGGAAGCGGATATTTTTTGCCCCCATTTCATCTTGAAGGAAAGAAATGATTTTCTTCACTTCATCAGTACCCTTTTGGAATTCAATTCCTGCATAAATATCTTCTGTATTTTCGCGAAAAATAACCATATCGGTATCCTCAGGACGCTTTACAGGTGAAGGAACCCCTTTAAAATAACGGACTGGACGAAGACAAGTAAATAAATCAAGCTCTTGACGTAGGGCAACATTCAGCGAACGAATGCCTCCTCCAACTGGTGTAGTGAGTGGTCCTTTGATTGCAATTATGTATTCACGAATCGCATCAAGCGTATCTGCCGGTAGCCATTCACCTGTTTTATCAAATGCTTTCTGACCTGCATATACTTCTTTCCATACGATTTTTTTCTTACCACCATAAGCTTTATCAACTGCGCCTTCTAATACTTTCGAAGCGGCCGCCCAAATATCAGGTCCCGTTCCGTCGCCCTCAATGTATGGAATAATTGCATGATCTGGAACGTTTAGTACACCATTATTTACGGTAATCTTCTCTCCATTAGCCATTTTATATTCCTCCTAGTAAATGATTAACATTTAATAAAAGGGAAGAAACCTTCCCTTTTTATTATCTATTTTCTACTTTTACATACGTTTGATTTGTCGCCCCTACGTATTCAGCACGCGGTCGGATTAAACGGTTATTGCTATACTGCTCAAGAATATGAGCAATCCAACCGGATACACGACTGACCGCAAATAGCGGTGTGAACAAATCATGATCAATCCCTAGACTATGATAAACAGAAGCCGAATAAAAATCGACATTAGGCGGGAGGCCTTTTTCACTTGTCACGATTTCTTCCATCTTCGTTGACATCTCGTACCACTTTGTTTCTCCAGTAAGTTCTGTTAGCTTGCGAGACATTTCACGCAGATGTTTTGCACGTGGATCACCCGTTTTGTATACGCGATGTCCAAAGCCCATGATCTTTTCTTTGTTTTCAAACGCATTTTGCAAATATGGTTCAACGTTATCAACGCGATCGATTTCACTTAACATAGCCATAACACGTTCGTTTGCCCCACCATGAAGTGGTCCTTTCAGTGCACCAATTGCAGCCGTTACGCCTGAATACATATCTGAAAGTGTTGCAACGCATACGCGTGCAGTAAATGTTGAAGCATTTAGCTCATGATCGGCATGGAGCACTAGTGCTTTATTGATTGCTGTGACAGCAACTTCTTCCGGAAGTTCTCCTGTTAACGTATATAAGAAGTTTGCAGCAAAGCTAAGATCTTTCTTAGGCTCTA from Bacillus sp. Cs-700 encodes the following:
- the icd gene encoding NADP-dependent isocitrate dehydrogenase — its product is MANGEKITVNNGVLNVPDHAIIPYIEGDGTGPDIWAAASKVLEGAVDKAYGGKKKIVWKEVYAGQKAFDKTGEWLPADTLDAIREYIIAIKGPLTTPVGGGIRSLNVALRQELDLFTCLRPVRYFKGVPSPVKRPEDTDMVIFRENTEDIYAGIEFQKGTDEVKKIISFLQDEMGAKNIRFPETSGIGIKPVSEEGTKRLVRAAIQYALDEGRKNVTLVHKGNIMKFTEGAFKNWGYEVAEQEFGDKVFTWSEYDRIVEEKGKDAANEAQSKAESEGKLIVKDAIADIFLQQILTRPAEFDVVATMNLNGDYVSDALAAQVGGIGIAPGANINYETGHAIFEATHGTAPKYAGLDKVNPSSVILSGVLMLEHIGWNEAAKLVLDSMEKTIANKVVTYDFARLMDGATEVKTSEFGDELINNMD
- the mdh gene encoding malate dehydrogenase, producing the protein MTVKRKKVSVIGAGFTGATTAFLLAQKELADVVLVDIPNQEGPTKGKALDMFEASPVQGFDSKITGTSNYEDTAGSDIVVITAGIARKPGMSRDDLVNTNAKIMKSVTQDIVKYSPETTIVVLTNPVDAMTYTVFKESGLPKNRVIGQSGILDSARFRSFIAEELNLSVKDITGFVLGGHGDDMVPLVRYSFAGGIPLQSLISEERLAEIVERTRKGGGEIVSLLGNGSAYYAPAASLVEMVEAILKDQRRVLPTIAYLEGEYGYDGLYLGVPTILGGGGIEEIIELDLTNEEKKELDKSADSVRKVMTVLG
- a CDS encoding response regulator transcription factor, producing the protein MAQKILVVDDEMSILTLLQFNLEQAGYDVVTAEDGAEALKVVEAEKPNCIILDLMLPEMDGLEVCKELRQRHIHTPVLMLTAKDDEFDKVLGLELGADDYMTKPFSPREVVARVKAILRRVKQLEESKVANQMEESEKIQVGELEVYPNNYESFFQGEIMEVTPKEFELLVYLVRHKGRVLTREQLLSAVWNYDFVGDTRIVDVHVSHLREKIEQNTRKPEYIKTIRGLGYKLEEPSVK
- a CDS encoding HAMP domain-containing sensor histidine kinase, with protein sequence MKRFRSRFLNAQFVILFLVFSILVVFIGNLFEGILFDNASEEALSNMWLILILSFTGAFFIIVYLSLRISNQLTKPLEGALNVANELASGNFKARTYEYKLDETGQLSHALNILARNLQNMTNSYEIQQNRLMTLIENMDSGLILIDSKGHINLVNRFYKETFHIKTEEYLDLLYYEALPYREIIRLVEETLLVEQTVRKQVELQVGIEMRHFDVSGAPILNHDEKLKGVVLVFHDITELKKLEQMRKDFVANVSHELKTPVTSLKGFAETLLDGAMENKAFRTRFLTIILNESDRLQSLIQDLLDLSKMEQKHFALNWQDVDLKEVIDDCLLMTKSKADKKSIEVDISYNGDLQIKGDANRLKQVFLNLIANSITYTPEGGSVTIFVNEEKDAVQFKISDNGIGIRQEELPRIFERFYRVDRARSRNSGGTGLGLAIVKHLVEAHQGQIAVNSQPGEGTTFVITLNKERQY
- a CDS encoding MaoC/PaaZ C-terminal domain-containing protein — its product is MLLGKKRKLGRMIDEMSVGEKLEVTEKIEDRDLLLYLGLSNDNNPLFIQHDYASMTPFKKPIVPQIMLLAIVTGAISKYLPGPGSSIKKQEVIFENPVHHYETLHFQFEVMNVCTKEHEVEINVKGINESGEAILDGLFTVCPPYPAKPLTKSTSFENF
- the citZ gene encoding citrate synthase — its product is MTTTRGLEGVVATTSSISSIVNDVLTYRGYNIDDLAENASFEEVIYLLWNDKLPNKTELEEFTAEFASNASIPEEIVNQMKSYPIDKVHPMAALRTAVSTLALYDEEADDMSEEANYRKAIRLQAKIPTVVTAFSRIREGKPPVEPKKDLSFAANFLYTLTGELPEEVAVTAINKALVLHADHELNASTFTARVCVATLSDMYSGVTAAIGALKGPLHGGANERVMAMLSEIDRVDNVEPYLQNAFENKEKIMGFGHRVYKTGDPRAKHLREMSRKLTELTGETKWYEMSTKMEEIVTSEKGLPPNVDFYSASVYHSLGIDHDLFTPLFAVSRVSGWIAHILEQYSNNRLIRPRAEYVGATNQTYVKVENR